Part of the Actinomycetota bacterium genome, CTCCGCTACAGCATGCGCAACGACCCGCACGTCATCATCCTCGGCGAAGACGTCGGCAAGCTCGGGGGCGTGTTCCGGATCACCGACAAGCTGCAAGAGGAGTTCGGCGAGGAGCGCGTCCTCGACACGCCGCTCGCCGAGTCGGGGATCGTCGGCTCCGCGATCGGGATGGCGATGTACGGGCTGCGGCCGGTATGCGAGATGCAGTTCGACGGCTTCACCTACCCGGCGTTCGAACAGATCGTCTCGCACCTCGCGAAGTACGGCTTCCGGTCTCGCGGCCGGATGCGGCTCCCGATCGTGGTTCGCATCCCGTACGGCGGCGGGATCGGCGCGGTAGAGCATCACTCCGAGAGCCTCGAGGCGTACTTCACGCACACGGCGGGGCTCAAGGTCGTGACGCCGTCGACGCCGTCGGACGCGTTCTCGCTTCTCGTCCGGTCGATCGAGGATCCCGATCCGGTGATCTTCCTGGAGCCGAAGCGCCGCTACTGGATCCGCGAGGACGTCGATCTGAAGCCCAACGGCCTCCCGATCGGGAAGGCGGCGATCCGCAACGAAGGAACCGACGTGACGCTGATCACCTATGGGCCGTCGGTTCGCACCTGCCAGGAAGCGGTCGAGGAGGCGGCTGCCGACGGCGTGTCGATCGAGCTGATCGACCTGCGCACCCTGGTGCCCCTCGATCTCGACACGATCATGGCGAGCGTGCGCAAGACCGGGCGGGCCGTCGTGGTGCACGAGGCGCAGGTGACGGGCGGATTCGGCGGTGAGATCGCCGCGCGGATCAT contains:
- a CDS encoding alpha-ketoacid dehydrogenase subunit beta, which produces MPQVTMAAALNEALRYSMRNDPHVIILGEDVGKLGGVFRITDKLQEEFGEERVLDTPLAESGIVGSAIGMAMYGLRPVCEMQFDGFTYPAFEQIVSHLAKYGFRSRGRMRLPIVVRIPYGGGIGAVEHHSESLEAYFTHTAGLKVVTPSTPSDAFSLLVRSIEDPDPVIFLEPKRRYWIREDVDLKPNGLPIGKAAIRNEGTDVTLITYGPSVRTCQEAVEEAAADGVSIELIDLRTLVPLDLDTIMASVRKTGRAVVVHEAQVTGGFGGEIAARIMEDDFLSLQAPVIRVGGFDIPYPPAKLEDVHLPDLDRVLDAVDKVLNY